A stretch of Chitinophagaceae bacterium DNA encodes these proteins:
- the bshA gene encoding N-acetyl-alpha-D-glucosaminyl L-malate synthase BshA — translation MNIGIVCYPTFGGSGVLATELGKALADKGHNIHFITYQQPVRLSGFHANIFYHEVRVPTYPLFDYPPYETALASTMVDVILNNDVELLHVHYAIPHAAAAYMAKQILAKQGKKIPVITTLHGTDITLVGRDKTYSPVVTFSMNESDALTAVSQNLKEETFKNFTIEKDIEVIHNFVDVQRFHRRPVDAFKKLIAPNGERILVHASNFRKVKRVEDVVSTFLLVREKMPATLLLLGDGPERSHIEDSARQCESHKDIKFLGKQEQMEDILPIADLFLLTSEYESFGLAALEAMAAEVPVISTNAGGLPEINVNGYSGFMSDVGDVDDMSKNALVILKDDESLKTFKANALAQAKKFDIDKIVPQYEALYNRMIR, via the coding sequence ATGAATATTGGTATTGTTTGCTACCCCACATTTGGCGGAAGCGGTGTATTGGCAACAGAACTGGGCAAGGCACTTGCCGACAAAGGGCATAATATCCATTTTATAACCTACCAGCAACCCGTACGGCTGAGTGGCTTTCATGCCAATATATTTTACCATGAAGTACGGGTGCCTACCTATCCTTTATTTGATTACCCACCGTATGAAACTGCGTTGGCAAGTACCATGGTGGATGTGATCCTGAACAACGACGTGGAGTTATTGCACGTGCATTATGCCATCCCGCATGCAGCAGCGGCATATATGGCCAAACAGATACTGGCCAAACAAGGCAAAAAGATCCCGGTGATCACCACCCTGCATGGAACCGATATAACCCTGGTTGGCAGGGACAAGACCTACAGCCCGGTGGTTACTTTTTCCATGAATGAAAGTGATGCACTTACCGCCGTGTCTCAAAACCTGAAGGAAGAGACCTTTAAGAACTTCACCATTGAAAAAGACATCGAAGTGATCCACAATTTTGTGGACGTACAACGTTTCCACCGCAGGCCGGTGGACGCCTTTAAGAAACTGATCGCCCCCAATGGCGAAAGAATACTGGTGCACGCCTCCAATTTCAGGAAGGTAAAGCGTGTGGAAGACGTGGTCTCTACTTTTTTACTGGTAAGAGAAAAAATGCCTGCTACCTTATTGCTGCTGGGTGATGGACCGGAGCGGTCGCATATTGAAGATTCAGCCAGGCAATGTGAATCGCACAAAGACATTAAGTTTTTGGGCAAGCAGGAACAGATGGAAGACATATTGCCGATCGCCGACCTGTTCTTACTCACCAGTGAGTACGAAAGCTTTGGCCTGGCTGCATTGGAAGCCATGGCAGCCGAGGTTCCTGTGATATCCACCAATGCCGGTGGTTTGCCTGAAATAAATGTAAATGGCTACAGTGGTTTCATGAGTGATGTGGGCGATGTGGATGACATGAGTAAAAATGCACTGGTAATATTAAAAGACGATGAGTCGCTGAAAACCTTTAAAGCCAATGCACTGGCCCAGGCCAAGAAGTTCGATATTGATAAGATAGTTCCGCAATACGAAGCTTTGTACAACCGGATGATCCGGTGA
- a CDS encoding gliding motility-associated C-terminal domain-containing protein, with protein MKTAFLAYCLVFCTLFSFAQKQTNIWYFGDKAGLDFNNIPPLTLRDGKASSFEGSSTISDNNGRLLFYTNGQVIMNRQHLQMKNGGNLGGHQSSTNNTLIVPLPGNDSIYYVFTTGAALQETHQFQYNIVNMKGDGGLGEVIAGNIVIEDVIFEKIAGVRHCNKRDVWIVVHEWGSDEYHTYLLTAGGLNPVPVVSNTGLITTGFENNAIGTLKFSAKGNKLAAVHSFENDVVELMDFNNTTGVLSNPVTFKPNATPHTPSFIGVYGAEFSPNGNLLYVSANNSAAEPCVLYQFDITSHNAATIIGTKQTIAQTTPWYAGALQLGPDMKIYMAMWKDTSVSVIDDPDVYGPGCNFRYNKIFIGPAGSEPVQFGMGTFIQSYFDSSSNPYDFTRSGSCLNRNISFTLSRTSGIDSVKWDFGDLQQSQVLQPTHTYAAPGFYDVKLVVYKIDCSGQNDTINRRIWIADTGSFLGADTSSCNLLALTIGVEEIDGANYLWNTGLNGNKITTGAFGTYWLEIEQNGCRIRDSVNVTEKPKPTVSLGPDTTICKYKPVILTTGSTVYDTYLWNTGAGTRSILVDKVGTYSVEVTLNGCVATDTVNVVAGDCDIFIPSAFTPNNDGLNETFGVLGDATVKSFSMEIFNKWGQLVYKSDAISQKWDGTFKGKKVPNGAYPWTLYYVTGNGVRKYLQGMVMVIR; from the coding sequence TTGAAAACAGCATTTCTTGCATACTGCCTGGTTTTTTGTACACTCTTTTCGTTTGCCCAGAAACAAACAAACATCTGGTATTTTGGCGATAAGGCAGGCCTGGATTTTAATAATATCCCACCCCTTACATTGCGGGATGGCAAGGCCAGTTCCTTCGAGGGCAGTTCTACCATTTCTGACAACAACGGGCGATTGCTCTTTTATACCAACGGCCAGGTGATCATGAACCGGCAACACCTGCAGATGAAGAACGGTGGCAATCTGGGTGGCCATCAAAGCAGCACCAATAATACACTGATTGTTCCCTTACCCGGCAATGACAGCATTTATTATGTTTTTACAACCGGGGCTGCCTTGCAGGAAACTCACCAGTTCCAGTACAACATCGTAAACATGAAAGGGGATGGTGGCCTGGGAGAAGTAATAGCAGGTAATATCGTGATCGAAGACGTGATCTTTGAAAAGATTGCCGGGGTTAGGCATTGTAATAAAAGGGATGTCTGGATTGTTGTTCATGAATGGGGCAGTGATGAATACCATACCTATTTACTGACGGCAGGCGGATTGAACCCGGTGCCCGTAGTAAGCAATACCGGTTTAATAACAACCGGTTTTGAAAACAATGCGATCGGTACGTTAAAATTCTCTGCAAAGGGAAACAAACTTGCAGCGGTCCATTCTTTTGAGAATGATGTGGTGGAATTGATGGACTTTAATAACACCACGGGTGTGCTGTCCAACCCGGTCACGTTCAAGCCAAATGCCACACCCCATACCCCTTCCTTCATAGGGGTGTACGGTGCTGAGTTCTCCCCAAATGGAAATTTATTGTACGTGTCTGCCAATAATTCTGCGGCAGAGCCATGTGTGCTGTACCAGTTTGATATCACTTCCCATAATGCTGCCACCATCATCGGTACAAAACAAACCATCGCCCAAACAACACCCTGGTATGCCGGTGCCCTCCAATTGGGGCCCGATATGAAGATCTATATGGCCATGTGGAAGGACACTTCTGTATCTGTTATTGATGACCCCGATGTGTATGGCCCGGGTTGTAATTTCCGGTATAATAAAATTTTTATCGGACCTGCCGGTTCAGAACCTGTTCAGTTTGGCATGGGCACTTTTATTCAGAGTTATTTTGATTCTTCTTCCAATCCCTACGATTTCACCCGTTCGGGAAGCTGTTTGAACCGGAATATCAGTTTTACCCTCTCCCGGACCAGCGGGATCGATTCTGTAAAATGGGATTTTGGCGATCTGCAGCAGTCCCAGGTACTGCAGCCAACACATACGTATGCAGCGCCGGGATTTTATGACGTAAAACTTGTCGTTTACAAAATTGACTGTTCCGGTCAGAATGATACCATCAATCGCAGGATATGGATAGCTGATACCGGTTCTTTTTTAGGGGCAGATACTTCCAGTTGCAATTTACTGGCACTTACCATCGGTGTGGAAGAAATAGACGGAGCCAACTATTTATGGAATACGGGGCTTAATGGAAACAAGATCACCACCGGAGCATTCGGGACTTACTGGCTTGAAATAGAACAGAACGGTTGCAGGATAAGGGATTCGGTCAATGTTACTGAAAAACCAAAGCCAACCGTGAGTCTTGGGCCAGATACTACCATTTGCAAGTACAAACCTGTTATCCTGACCACCGGCAGTACGGTGTATGATACGTACCTGTGGAATACCGGGGCCGGCACCCGATCCATCCTGGTTGATAAAGTAGGCACATACTCCGTTGAAGTTACCCTGAATGGTTGCGTGGCAACTGATACAGTCAATGTGGTGGCAGGGGATTGCGATATATTCATTCCCTCAGCATTCACACCAAATAACGACGGCCTGAATGAGACATTCGGCGTACTTGGAGATGCAACCGTTAAAAGTTTTTCCATGGAGATCTTCAACAAGTGGGGCCAGCTGGTTTATAAGAGTGATGCTATTTCTCAAAAATGGGACGGAACCTTTAAAGGGAAAAAAGTGCCCAATGGGGCATATCCCTGGACCTTGTATTATGTTACCGGGAATGGGGTACGGAAATACCTGCAGGGCATGGTAATGGTAATCCGGTAA
- a CDS encoding peptidoglycan DD-metalloendopeptidase family protein has translation MVKLIFSFVAVTFLGTVAFAQQQTREELEKQRAQLKKEMEQTQKLLNSNKAKTKENLVQWKLINDKVNLQNRIIDNLSRDIGLLDNNIYTNQREINRYNKLLDTLKEEYAKSMVYAYKNRGNYAFLNFIFSAASFNDAIRRVAYLKYYRDYREKQGENILRTQELRRQRIAELGGIKVQKSEVLKSKDKEMTALEAQKLEKDKIMNELKKQGKELNSQLAAYKKQMKKVDNAINAAINRALADAKKAAIKKANEESAKTNATATAPVKTPSTTVKAVPKKVPESILLNSENMALNENFVKNRGILPWPVDKGVTIMHYGRNQLPSGSVIDVTGITVGTDIGSNVKAVFDGVVSNVVFIEDMEVVIIQHGKYFSTYSNLSSVSVQRGQHVKTGQVIGKAAANLDGIGAIDFFINDERGNIDPEKWLKR, from the coding sequence ATGGTTAAATTGATTTTTTCTTTCGTGGCAGTCACTTTCTTAGGCACCGTTGCTTTTGCCCAGCAGCAGACCCGTGAGGAACTTGAAAAGCAGCGTGCCCAGCTTAAAAAGGAAATGGAACAAACCCAAAAACTGCTCAACAGCAACAAGGCAAAAACGAAGGAGAACCTGGTTCAATGGAAACTTATCAATGATAAGGTGAACCTGCAGAACCGGATCATTGATAATTTAAGCCGGGACATCGGCCTGCTGGACAACAATATTTACACCAACCAGCGGGAGATAAACCGGTACAACAAACTGCTGGATACTTTGAAAGAAGAATATGCCAAGAGCATGGTGTATGCCTATAAGAACCGGGGTAATTATGCTTTTCTGAACTTTATCTTTTCTGCCGCCAGCTTTAATGACGCCATCCGCCGGGTTGCCTACCTGAAATATTACCGGGATTACCGGGAGAAACAGGGAGAGAATATATTGCGGACACAGGAACTCCGCCGCCAGCGTATTGCCGAGCTCGGGGGCATTAAAGTGCAGAAAAGCGAAGTGCTTAAAAGCAAGGACAAGGAAATGACGGCATTGGAGGCGCAGAAACTGGAGAAGGATAAGATAATGAATGAACTGAAAAAGCAGGGAAAGGAATTGAACTCCCAGCTGGCGGCCTATAAGAAGCAGATGAAAAAAGTGGACAATGCCATCAATGCAGCTATTAACAGGGCCTTGGCCGATGCGAAGAAAGCCGCTATCAAAAAGGCCAATGAAGAATCAGCTAAAACAAATGCAACGGCTACAGCACCTGTAAAAACCCCTTCCACAACAGTAAAAGCTGTACCTAAAAAAGTGCCGGAAAGTATCCTGTTGAATTCAGAGAATATGGCGCTGAATGAAAATTTTGTGAAGAACAGGGGAATACTGCCCTGGCCGGTTGATAAAGGCGTAACCATCATGCACTACGGCAGGAACCAGTTGCCCAGTGGCAGTGTGATAGATGTGACGGGAATAACTGTTGGAACCGATATTGGCAGTAATGTAAAAGCTGTTTTCGACGGGGTGGTATCCAACGTAGTATTTATTGAAGATATGGAGGTGGTGATCATCCAGCATGGTAAATACTTCAGTACCTACAGCAATCTCAGCAGTGTTTCGGTACAGCGGGGCCAGCATGTTAAGACGGGGCAGGTGATCGGAAAGGCTGCTGCAAACCTGGACGGCATCGGCGCAATTGATTTCTTTATCAATGATGAGCGGGGAAATATAGATCCCGAGAAATGGTTGAAGCGGTGA
- a CDS encoding DUF4292 domain-containing protein has product MMKQPVFILGVLVLAISVFSCRTVKQINKVIAPKDTTAVNTADPTKADSLLMISNTITGLNKNYIDFRTFNAKIKVDYQDNKGKQPDVTAIVRIVKDSAIWISLTASILNIEIYRVLVKKDSVILLNKQEKVVQYHSLDYLQEVTQIPFDYKTLQDLLVGNPIFLDSSNIVSYKKTENQVLLMSVGLFFKHLLTLSPDDNVLQHSKLDDVDMARNRTADITYSEYESKNGYNFSTYREITVSEKNKLDISLKFRQYEFNKELSVSFNIPKNYTRK; this is encoded by the coding sequence ATGATGAAACAACCGGTTTTTATTTTGGGGGTACTCGTACTGGCCATTTCCGTATTCAGTTGCCGAACCGTTAAACAGATCAATAAGGTAATTGCTCCAAAAGATACAACAGCCGTTAATACGGCAGATCCTACGAAGGCAGATTCTTTATTGATGATCAGCAACACGATCACAGGACTTAATAAGAACTATATAGATTTCCGGACATTTAATGCGAAGATAAAAGTAGATTACCAGGACAATAAAGGGAAACAACCGGATGTTACTGCCATTGTCCGGATCGTAAAGGACAGCGCCATCTGGATTTCGTTAACCGCTTCCATTCTGAATATCGAGATATACCGGGTACTTGTAAAAAAGGACAGTGTTATCCTGCTGAATAAACAGGAAAAGGTGGTCCAGTACCACTCGCTTGATTACCTCCAGGAAGTGACACAGATACCTTTTGATTATAAGACCCTGCAGGACCTGCTTGTTGGTAATCCCATCTTTTTGGACAGCAGCAATATCGTTTCTTATAAGAAGACTGAAAACCAGGTGCTGCTTATGTCTGTAGGCCTGTTCTTTAAGCACCTGCTCACCCTCTCGCCTGATGATAATGTATTGCAGCATAGCAAACTGGATGATGTGGACATGGCCCGGAACCGCACGGCTGACATCACCTACAGTGAATACGAGAGCAAAAACGGGTATAATTTCTCCACGTACCGGGAAATAACCGTATCAGAAAAAAACAAACTCGACATCAGTCTTAAGTTCAGGCAGTATGAGTTTAACAAAGAATTATCAGTGTCTTTTAATATCCCGAAAAATTACACACGCAAATAA
- a CDS encoding EI24 domain-containing protein: MLKEIITSVQAYFHAHRFIIKHRLWKWILIPGLIYAVLFLLGIYLFMKSSNSAIGYMLLKSGLKEWMERMESSWLSFLLIFGQLVLQLVLLLFYFSLFKYLFLIIGSPLFAYLSEKTESIIEGKDFPFSLKQLMKDILRGIRLALRNMLWQTVYTVSILVLSFVPLVGWVTPLLALLIECYYLGFSMLDYSCERNKLSTSQSILFIGRHKGLAIGNGIIFYMMHILPLVGWILAPSYAVIAATISLYNAKNAGITAPVN, translated from the coding sequence ATGCTCAAGGAAATCATCACTTCTGTCCAGGCCTATTTTCATGCGCACCGTTTTATCATAAAACACCGGCTATGGAAGTGGATACTCATACCCGGGCTTATTTATGCCGTTCTCTTTTTACTGGGCATTTACCTGTTCATGAAATCAAGCAACAGCGCCATTGGCTACATGCTGCTGAAAAGCGGGCTTAAAGAATGGATGGAGCGGATGGAAAGCAGCTGGCTGAGCTTTTTACTGATATTCGGGCAACTGGTGCTGCAGCTGGTCTTGCTGTTATTTTATTTTTCCCTGTTCAAATACCTGTTCCTCATCATCGGCTCGCCGTTATTTGCCTATTTGAGTGAAAAGACAGAATCGATCATTGAAGGAAAGGATTTTCCATTCAGCCTTAAACAATTGATGAAGGATATCCTGCGAGGCATCCGCCTGGCTTTGCGAAACATGCTTTGGCAAACGGTTTACACGGTTTCCATCCTGGTATTATCCTTTGTGCCCCTGGTTGGATGGGTCACCCCCTTGCTGGCCTTGCTGATCGAATGTTACTATCTCGGCTTTTCGATGCTCGATTACAGCTGTGAACGAAATAAACTTTCCACTTCACAAAGCATCTTGTTCATCGGAAGGCATAAAGGACTTGCCATCGGCAACGGGATCATTTTTTACATGATGCACATATTGCCGCTCGTTGGATGGATACTTGCCCCCAGTTATGCGGTGATCGCCGCCACCATCAGTTTATATAATGCAAAAAATGCCGGCATCACTGCCCCTGTAAATTAG
- the dut gene encoding dUTP diphosphatase produces the protein MQNIRVNIINTSSNELPAYATSGSSGMDIRANLQSDVLLQPLERQLIPTGLFIELPEGYEAQMRPRSGLAIKQGITCLNSPGTIDADYRGELKVILINLSNMPQVIQHGDRIAQMIVAKVERAELVMVNELNGSLRGEGGFGHTGIK, from the coding sequence ATGCAAAATATCCGGGTTAACATCATAAATACATCTTCCAATGAACTTCCTGCCTATGCCACTTCTGGATCTTCCGGCATGGATATAAGGGCTAATTTACAATCGGACGTGTTATTGCAGCCACTTGAACGGCAGTTGATACCAACGGGTCTTTTTATAGAATTACCGGAAGGCTATGAAGCCCAAATGAGGCCCCGAAGCGGTTTGGCAATAAAACAGGGGATCACCTGCCTGAATTCCCCCGGTACCATAGATGCCGACTACCGGGGTGAATTGAAAGTAATATTGATCAATCTCAGCAATATGCCACAGGTCATTCAGCACGGCGACCGTATTGCACAAATGATCGTTGCAAAAGTGGAGAGGGCGGAACTGGTAATGGTGAATGAATTAAATGGCTCACTTCGGGGAGAAGGAGGCTTTGGCCATACAGGCATTAAATGA
- a CDS encoding DNA-3-methyladenine glycosylase, which translates to MKKLPLQFYQGPDVILIARELIGKVIITEIGGVTTSGRIVETEAYIGLTDKASHSFGGRRTARNEHMYAKAGTAYVYICYGMHHLFNVVTNKKEVPDAVLVRAVEPIAGIDVMLKRTGKRVFDNTLTRGPGNAAKALGISKMHSGTNLLGAAIYIAADGYGLNEQLIGASKRIGVESAGEAAHYPYRFFLKGNPFVSGSPTK; encoded by the coding sequence ATGAAGAAACTGCCGCTTCAATTTTACCAGGGCCCCGATGTGATTTTAATAGCCCGTGAACTTATTGGTAAGGTCATCATTACAGAGATCGGCGGGGTGACCACTTCGGGAAGGATCGTGGAAACAGAAGCGTATATCGGGCTCACCGATAAAGCATCCCATTCATTTGGCGGCAGACGCACGGCCCGTAACGAGCATATGTACGCAAAAGCAGGCACCGCTTATGTATATATATGCTATGGCATGCACCATCTCTTTAATGTGGTCACCAATAAAAAAGAAGTGCCCGATGCCGTACTGGTAAGGGCGGTGGAACCCATCGCGGGAATTGATGTGATGCTGAAACGTACCGGCAAGAGGGTTTTTGATAACACACTTACCCGGGGTCCGGGCAATGCTGCCAAAGCGCTGGGTATTTCCAAAATGCATTCCGGCACAAACCTGCTGGGTGCAGCGATCTATATTGCTGCTGACGGGTATGGATTGAATGAGCAATTGATCGGCGCCAGCAAACGTATCGGCGTGGAGAGTGCAGGCGAAGCAGCTCACTATCCTTACCGGTTCTTTTTAAAGGGCAACCCCTTTGTCAGCGGTTCTCCAACAAAATAA
- a CDS encoding SAM-dependent methyltransferase — MRQPATVYLVPSVLHETAVQTIPAYIIDAVKDSSVIFAENERTARRFLKSIWREIVIDDYEWFTIHKAENEMLEIFRQKIKEGKNIAIISEAGCPGIADPGQVLVGAAQEMNATVKPLVGPSSVLLALMASGMNGQQFEFLGYLPIDAAERSKAIASLELASQKKNSTQVFIETPYRNNQLLETLLKSCKPATRLCIASELTSENEHIKTKSIAGWKKEKIDLHKKPVIFLLHAG; from the coding sequence ATGAGACAGCCCGCTACTGTTTACCTGGTACCTTCTGTATTGCATGAAACCGCCGTGCAAACCATACCTGCCTATATCATTGATGCTGTAAAGGATTCTTCTGTAATATTTGCCGAGAATGAACGCACAGCCCGCCGTTTCTTAAAAAGTATCTGGAGGGAAATTGTTATCGACGATTATGAATGGTTTACCATCCACAAGGCAGAAAATGAAATGCTGGAAATATTCAGGCAGAAAATAAAAGAAGGGAAAAATATTGCCATCATCAGCGAAGCAGGTTGCCCGGGCATTGCCGACCCCGGGCAGGTCCTGGTTGGGGCTGCACAGGAGATGAATGCAACCGTAAAACCCCTGGTAGGGCCAAGTTCCGTTCTCCTGGCCCTGATGGCAAGCGGCATGAACGGCCAGCAGTTTGAATTTTTGGGATACCTGCCCATCGATGCAGCAGAACGGAGTAAAGCGATCGCTTCCTTAGAGCTTGCATCGCAAAAGAAGAACAGCACACAGGTATTCATAGAAACCCCTTACCGGAATAACCAGTTACTGGAAACATTGCTGAAGTCCTGTAAACCCGCTACCCGGCTTTGTATTGCATCGGAATTGACTTCTGAAAACGAGCATATAAAAACAAAAAGCATTGCCGGATGGAAAAAAGAGAAAATTGACCTGCACAAGAAGCCGGTGATATTTTTACTGCATGCGGGCTGA
- the porV gene encoding type IX secretion system outer membrane channel protein PorV, whose product MKQATLKLTALVMLLGGTLTVSYAQNKINPVTSAVPFLRITPDTRSAGMGDVGIAIAPDANANYANIARTPFASSKIGVAVNYSPWLRDLSVNDVFIASLAGYYKIDDQQALSASMRYFKLGQIQFTDQLGNDLNLYNPREFAVDLGYSRKLSSKFGIGIAVRYVNSNLSSGNFNGQNYKAGSSVMGDLHLYHHGAKENGQGLNWGLTLSNLGSKVSYSSDATQKDYIPANLGLGLAYTKVFDEANKITLGLDVNKLLVPTPPVLTGVTSSDSAALAKYRNYGVANSWIKSFGDADGKINEEIQEINLSVGAEYWYNNQFGFRAGYFYENANKGNRKYFTVGASVSYSVATLNFAYIFANGSGTTRNPLSNTYRFGLVFNFGGK is encoded by the coding sequence ATGAAACAAGCAACTTTGAAACTTACTGCCCTGGTAATGTTACTGGGAGGAACACTAACTGTATCTTATGCCCAGAACAAGATCAACCCCGTAACATCTGCTGTTCCGTTTTTACGTATCACACCTGATACCCGCAGTGCAGGTATGGGTGATGTGGGTATTGCAATTGCGCCTGATGCGAATGCAAATTATGCTAATATAGCCCGGACTCCTTTTGCTTCCAGCAAAATCGGGGTAGCGGTTAACTATTCTCCCTGGTTGAGGGATCTTTCAGTGAATGATGTATTTATTGCTTCTCTGGCAGGATACTATAAAATTGATGATCAACAGGCTTTATCTGCTTCCATGAGGTATTTCAAACTCGGACAGATTCAATTTACTGATCAGCTTGGTAACGACCTGAACCTGTATAACCCCAGGGAATTTGCAGTCGACCTGGGCTATTCAAGGAAGCTATCCAGCAAATTCGGTATCGGTATCGCCGTTCGCTATGTGAATTCTAATTTATCAAGTGGCAACTTCAACGGTCAGAATTATAAAGCAGGATCTTCTGTTATGGGTGATCTGCACCTGTACCACCATGGTGCTAAAGAGAACGGACAGGGTTTAAACTGGGGTTTGACTTTAAGCAACCTTGGATCCAAAGTATCGTATTCAAGCGATGCAACTCAAAAAGATTATATCCCGGCTAATCTTGGATTAGGACTGGCTTATACAAAAGTTTTCGACGAAGCAAACAAGATCACGCTGGGTCTTGATGTAAATAAATTACTGGTTCCAACACCTCCGGTTTTAACGGGTGTTACTTCTTCTGACTCTGCAGCATTGGCTAAATACCGTAACTACGGTGTTGCCAACAGCTGGATCAAATCATTCGGTGATGCAGACGGAAAGATCAATGAAGAGATCCAGGAGATCAACCTGTCTGTGGGTGCTGAATACTGGTACAACAACCAGTTTGGTTTCAGGGCCGGTTATTTCTACGAGAATGCCAACAAGGGTAACAGAAAATATTTCACTGTAGGTGCAAGCGTAAGCTACAGTGTGGCTACTTTGAACTTTGCTTACATATTTGCAAATGGAAGTGGTACAACCCGTAATCCATTGTCAAATACTTACCGCTTTGGCCTGGTATTTAATTTTGGCGGAAAATAA
- a CDS encoding 2-C-methyl-D-erythritol 2,4-cyclodiphosphate synthase yields MAYRIGSGVDFHQLAEGRELWIGGIKIPHTKGALGHSDADVLLHAICDAILGALALGDIGTHFPDTDDAFKNIDSKILLRKCIDLIDDRGYKVINIDSTLCLQSPKIKPYVSQMQETIASIAKVTVKDVSVKATTTEHLGFVGREEGLQAFATVLLSLK; encoded by the coding sequence ATGGCATACAGGATAGGTTCAGGAGTAGATTTTCATCAATTGGCTGAAGGAAGGGAATTATGGATAGGAGGAATCAAAATACCACATACGAAGGGTGCATTGGGCCACAGCGATGCGGATGTTTTACTCCATGCGATCTGCGATGCAATTTTGGGTGCGCTGGCACTTGGGGATATTGGCACTCATTTCCCGGATACCGATGACGCTTTTAAAAATATAGACAGCAAAATATTACTCAGGAAATGTATCGACCTTATTGATGACCGGGGATACAAAGTAATAAATATCGATAGTACCCTTTGCCTCCAATCACCCAAAATAAAACCGTATGTTTCCCAAATGCAGGAAACCATTGCTTCCATAGCAAAGGTCACTGTAAAAGATGTTTCGGTAAAGGCAACCACCACCGAACATTTGGGTTTTGTAGGTCGGGAAGAAGGTCTACAGGCTTTTGCAACTGTCCTTCTTTCGTTAAAATAA